The region GAAGTAGCAAGTAGCGAACTATTTGACTGCGATAAAAAATACACCATCTATCGATGTGATCGTCGCACCGGAAAAGGGGGAGGTGTACTTATAGCAGTAGCCGATAACCTAGCGTCACATATGATACCAGTGAATTCTTCCTTAGAGCTTGTTTGTGCGAACATCCCTTTGCGTCATCAGagtgctcttttttgtgtgtgctacAGGCCGCCCAACGCGACGCCTGATTTTTGTGAATTATTACATGACGCGTTGAACTTCTTAGTTGTACAATTCCCGCATGCTCCTTTGTTTCTGTTAGGAGACTTTAACTTCCCTAAAATTGATTGGTCAGGTACCGGCCCTACAAACACTGAAATGACCGTCGAGAATAAACTATTTGTTAATGTATGTTTAGATTTCAATTTCACTCAACTGGTGACCAAACCAACAAGAGTAGGCCTTACGTCTGCTAACGTGTTGGATTTGATCCTGACCACGACACCAAACTTAGTGCACTCACTGACTTACTTTCCTGGTCTTAGTGACCATTGCTGCCTTGAATTTACCTTAAACGTCGACATTTCACCCCGGACTACTATTACCAAAACTATAAGAAACTACAAGAAAGAGGACTATGCAGCGATAAATAAGGAACTGGAACAGTTCATCGATAATTATATGCCTGGCTTTTCTGACAGGTCACTCGAGCAGAATTGGAGCCTCTTTAGAGACGAAGTCGCTTCATTGATCGACAGGCACGTACCACTACAAGTTATATCCAAAAAGCAGCGAGCGCCATGGTTTACAACAAACCTAAAAAGGCTTCTTAATAAGAAAAAGCGCCTCTTCCGGTCTGCAAAGCTCGGCAGCAGTGTTTTTCGTTGGCACGCTTATCGCGAAGCTCTTTCCGCATATCGCACTTCTATCAAAAACGCCAGGAGTGACTATCTCAACATTACGCTTCCCTCGCTGTTGTCTACTGACCCATCCAAGTTTTGGAAAAGCGTTAAACCAATGAAAGACACTGTAATAACACTTACTGATTACGATGGGAGTGCACTGCGCAACGAAGAATGCTGTTCCGTTATTAACAATGTTTTTTCGCAATGTTTTTCTGATTCAAGAGCAATTTCGGTGCCGCAGCTATGCGACCGCGGGTTTTTTCCAATGGATTTTCTCGTGATTGAATTTGAAGGAGTCATTAACTTAATCCGGAAACTTAAGCTGTCGTCTgcctgcggcaccgatgagataAACGCGAAATTTCTGAAAAACACTGAAGTGTACTCTTCCATAATTTTGTCACACATTTTCATGCAGTCTCTTCAGTGCTCCACTTTTCCAcctgattggaaggtggggaaggtgatTCCCGTTTTTAAATACGGTAACCAACACTCTGCCTtaaactaccgaccaatttcgTTAACAAGTATCCCCTGTAAGATGCTTGAACATGTAATCTATTCTAAGCTTATAACATTTCTTGAAACCAACTCATTCTTCAGCAGGTTCCAACACGGCTTTCGTAAGCACCACTCGTGCGAAACTCAGCTTCTGTCTTTTACGCATGATGTCATCTTAGCGCTAGATAATAGAATTCCGGTTGATTGTATGTTTTTAGATttcgcaaaagcctttgataaagtgtcGCACCAACTATTACTACTTAAGCTCAGCACGCTAAACATCGACCCCAATATCCTCAAATGGATAGAATGCTTTCTGACTAACCGCACTCAGTACGTAACAGCTAATGATTGTTCCTCACATCCCTGCGCAGTTAAATCTGGCGTTTCACAAGGATCAGTTTTAGGTCCTTTgctctttttaatatatatcaatgaccttccgcataacatcaagtcatccataaaactgtttgcagatgactgtgtcttGTACCGTAGAATAACTAACGAAAACGATAACTACCTTCTTCAAGCCGACCTTAATCGCGTCTCTGACTGGTGTAGTACATGGCTTATGACTCttaacgtaaataaatgtaaaagtaTGGCAATCTCGCGTCTTTCTAACACTTCTGAACCTTTTACCTACACCTTGAATGGAACTAAATTGGAGCAGGTTAttacttacaagtaccttggtgttTACATATCCAATGATTTATCATGGCACTCTCACATTAACTACATTACTAACAATGCTTGTCGTACTCTTGGTTACCTTCGCCGAAACTTTCGCCAAGCACCAGCACACCTTAAACTACAGCTACATCAAACATTAATCCGTCCAAAGCTCGAGTACGCTTCAGCCGTATGGGATCCCGCTCAATCAACGCTAATTGACACCTTAGAATCGGTCCAGAACCGTTCAGCTCGATTTATACTCAATAATTATGCTCGTACTGCCAGTGTCACCTTGATGAAATCCACTCTTCAACTTCCAGACCTGGTAATGAGAAGACGGATTTCCCGTCTCCTGCTTTttcatataattttttttttcataatcaagtacttcgacaggaattcatctcagaacctgcctacttttcatcacgtgttgaccacccaaataaagtagccgttcctttgtgccgcactaatctttttttacattcttttcttccgaagacaagtagagagtggaatcaccttcctccctccatcgctgccactgaggaccaagcattgttcaagtctgcagttaccgaacacttactggtgtagctgcaaacttatgttgttgttttcctgtgaattccttttattgttttgttttttttattttcattgtacccaccccctctgtaacgccctctgggtcttgagggtatactaataaataaataaataaaataaataaattttgtccgctttaaatgtactattagatgcaattcaaagaattgtgatatcatttttcattgatgagttcatcatcatcatcttcttcctatatttatgtccactgcaggacgaaggcctctccctgggatctccaattacccctgtcttgcgcctgcaaatttctaacttcatcaccccacccagttttctgccgtcctccactgcgctcccccttctcttggtatcgattctgtaactctaatggtccaccggttatccatcgtacgcattaaatggcctgcccagctccatttttttcgtgtaatgtcaactagaatatcggttatccccgtttgatGAGTTTATCAGTTATAGAGTTGTGGAGGCAGTATAGAGCACTGGAGGCataatgctaaagagacagcggatctgatgggcacctagctagtcctggcttttgggctaggctaagccctaccaagtgatccccagcatttcccgtaatttatttattatttctcgataattgattagctattgattggttatcaatTGGTTGTACTTCATGTTGAGGAATTCCTGCTCGAAACGGCTGTACGCTCCTTTCATGGACTTACGAACTCGACGTCGTGATGCCTCGGCTTCTCTGTAGTCTGGGCTTTCGCGCATGTTCCGCATGCCGAACCGATTTCGTTCACTTTCTCGATCGGCGCATTCGGGATCTGCGATtctgcgccgtcgcttggctaaggcttcctcggctctctgtgcaggatcagctcgacgccggcgactgtattcttgtttggccaagcggCAGGATTGccggaaagcggcctcttcctcgggagtgcggttcttcctaggtctccccatggctgctactaccgcccgcacactagcaacctcgccttcacacctgctacacgaACGTTTGTGGTAAGCGAAGCAGGTCTATGACGCGCTGgtctaggcgcggagtcttgcgaagctatcacACAGCTgctatggggttgctaggcaacgcagtgacgtcatagctcagcgaggttttgcggctcgcggcacaacttaccgccggcttaaagggatacggacacaaaatctgaaaattttacgaaaatgctgaaaatgaaaccttagtgtgtgattacaccgaaaggaagtagtcacttagcttaTTTTTCAGCCGATGGCTTTacttttggcgtttttgtgagcgcgcgcctcgccgcccgacccgcgggagtggGAAGGccttcgtcggatagccagccggccggccgcggtcattcgaagcgcgccgacgccgccatcgctagcatggattcgagttctggtgcctctaccagcgatgagtacatgTCTGAAGACGAGGGCCATTCCAACTTGGCGAGAAATATtgccgcttacggttacgagtcttccgcgtcaagcgacgaagaagagcaggcggccgtggaagtgccggtcaggtttttcgcgaaccgtagcgcgaagatttcgctctgcaccagacacatAAGTATAAACTGCacgcacgcgatcttgcgcgcgacagcgacaagcgacgcgatggagatggctgtcgcgttcgctcgtcgcctacaagtcgttcaaacacacacacacacacacacacacacacacacacacacacacacacacacacacacacacacacacacacacacacacacacacacgcacacacacacacgcacgcacgcacgcacgcacgcacgcacgcacgcacgcacacacgcacacacacacgcacacacacacacacacacacacacacacacacacacacacacacacacacacacacacatgagcAGATGCTTACAAcacaaacgcccaagcgcagctctgaagcatttatgtaaagagcacagtggcagactttttcatttttaaaatcacaattagcttgcatgcgcggttctaatcatgactgaaaccgaaaaataacagttcagttatatTTACGTtcatcaaaatttctgaggaaCGGGCGATGTCACGGTAACCATAACAATACTctactcaaaccgaaataaatcggtgccaggggaactctgaaccgaTAACCAGAGCAATGATAACCCGATattcaaaaaggcgaatcaagataaatcaattgtctagtaTTGCGCACTAACCgtaactgaaaacaagtcgttctgccgggttgagtccctggttaaaattactactgtgTTTTGCAATGATAAACCTACGCGCAGAGTGAAACATTAAGAAGCattcgatacatccttacatttagacggcttgttcagctAGGGTCTTGATGTCCgaacagcatacctctcgttgacggcagccaaggacctctccaAAAGCTTAAGGTCatatcgtctgacttcaggtagccatgggagtagccgtcttcatgatgacgtaacccttggaggtacttttcgatcaccttctgtcggtcaggaggctcgctcatcgttgcattccgcacTTTCACAAGCGacacaaaacaacgcacgccgcgaatatgatacgcgcgccaactttctcgctcacgtggaatgagctgatctagggtacctcgatgcgcgcgcccgcTTAGGGTGGTGCCAGCCTTTGAACCAGTCGACGCCGCCTCGACGGGCTTTACCTCGACCGGCTGTTGCGCGCTCCCTCCGCGACTTTGTTGCTCGCATTCTCCTCGCCGCCCTGCTGCGCGGGTGTACGCGAAGTGTTGCTGCGTTCGCGCTGCTTTCTTCGACGTGGAATGCCTGGATGTTGCGTTCCCCAGTGCTCCAACCATTCGCGAAATAGTTGGAGGATGGTTCATTTTCCAAGAGACCCAGAAAGGAGGCTTCTGTGGCTGGTGCGAGTCAAGCGTGACAAGTGGCGACCGACCAACACCTCGTGTGTCTGCAGCCGCATGTCGGTTCCGTGCTACGTTTATTGTGATTTATTGATTTTGATTGTGGGTAGGTAAATGCCGTTCACTGGAAGCAGCGGTCACACGTGCTATCTGCACTATTAGTCTTGCTCgacgtaaaaaaaaatgtcacagtttcgccctaagggcgaatcaatgaatgcgatagcaacacagcaatgtcatacgaagtaaggtgagcggccttggtagcaatatgaattgtagtaaacatgagctgattaagtaagcaggtgtgctgtggcgtaagtagaccgacatgaagagagactcgatgaccacgagaaggcgcgtgtgaaacggtggtgttgatgagaagcgcttaccgtgggcagcgcgtgcgaagggacacacctgtagtgctgcactgccgatctgggcagcattgcatgtgtagcgtgcgttggaaaatgtggcccgactattactaactgaatgaacaagcgtggtgtgagcgcgcacaaacaaacatgaatagatcacactgaatgactgcagccaacgactgtcaaacgctgacagcagggcgaaggtacgtgcggtctatcgcttcaacggaaactgagcggcgaatgcacggcgcataaaggtcagagccgtgtggagataagagacggtgcggtataacgaacgacgagcgcggttgttggcagcgtagaagtgcgccccccccccccccctcccgctccctccggcgctggcttcccgcttccttgcgtgcgcgtgggagagataagagactgtgcggacgagcgacgagcgcggttgttggcagagaagtgccccccccccctgctccctccggctgctggctttccgcttccttgcttgcgcgtgggagattgagtgcgttcgctctccgtgatagcgcgcgtccccgcacgcttccgctggggcatacggcgcgcggcgaagattttatctatacggaacctcacggcgacggcgacggcgacggcagaaatccggttgaagtgtccatataattgctatcgcaataaaagctccGCGAAAGACTGACAAAGTCATGAAGATGCACTAGCGTGCGGGACCGGTAGTTGCCTGCGGCATGTTTGTTTGCGTCTGAGATTGTGCAATACGATGTTGCCGCTTCAGAATAAGTGCCAAACGTGCTTTCGccgctttcttttattgcgatagcaattatatggacacttcaaccggatttctgccgtcggcgtcgtcgtcgccgtgaggttccgtatagattccaagggcgataaaatcgtcgccgcgcgccgtatgcgcaagcaatagcgcgcgggggacgcgcgctatcacggagagcgaacgcacggcggaaagcaaacgcgaccgtcgcgcgaaaggccgtgggggtatgggaaggagagagggagggaggcggggcgacgctgtccTGCTTCACCagatgcttatcttgcaaccgggcacaaggggaactggccacatCTCCCACgggaaagcaagaaagcgggaagggagcgcgggagggaggggggcaactcctctgcacaactcctctgtgctttgcccggcggtggcggtcgcccgcaccgtctcttatctccacacggctctggcctttgtatgcgctgtgcattcgccgctcagtttccgttgaagcgatagaccgcgcgaaccttcgcccgctgcggcggctgggcttgctgccagcgttttgacagtcgttgtctgtggtcattcagtgtgatctattcatgtttgcttgtgcgcgctgacaccacgattgttaattcagttggtaagcgaatgtgtccaagttcatgcagccgataaaactactatccctactccgaatagctctctactaatttgctatcgcaatcgatgcttcgcctttcgggcgaaactgcgacattttttcattgCCTTTACAAGGCGCTAGTTGGCGAACTGCGGTCGGCGTCCAAACATTGTATCAGGCCATTGCCTGCCGCATGTTTGCGTCCGAGATTATATAGCAATAGTACAATGTTTCCGCAAAGTTCAGCGAATTTTTGCTTTGTGTGAAGTCTTTATCTATGTTCATATGTCACCACAATTGTTTTATAATTTATTGTCTTCTATTTAACATTCATGTTCAGTTTTACAAGTGCTATAAAGTTACGGTCTCGTTAAGAATTTTGGTCACCTATTATCTGTGTGTTAATGAGCAATCAATAAATATTTTCTGTTTTGCTTGGGTAACAAATTTTGTGCTCATTCAGAAACACAAACTGGTCATACCTCGACGAACACGTGAGATATCacattttattactgtttgatgggttttattcgttttttttattcCCTCAATAACCAAGCTCATTTTTTTTACCGATCAAATATCAGTGCAGGCCAGTGGGCTTGCTTTGGGACATCCATAACAGAAACATTAAAAAGGCTAAACACGCTGGGATAGGTATTGGGTTATGGGTTTCATCAGTTTGATTCCTATCTATAGGTGGaaagaagctacaaaggaaaaGGACAGATTTAAATGTCTAGAATGGAGGGCACGGGCGTGGTTGCAAATAAAATCTCAATCAGAAAATTAGTGGATTATGACATTTTAAAACTTTTTGTTTGCGCCGAGACAATTAAGATACGTGGGAAGAAGGGCGGGCCTGCCAATACCCGCGGCGATTCGTGGAATATGCGCTGACCTGTCGCCCAGATGTAACCCATCGCCGCGTTTTGAAACTGTCTATTGAGGGCTCCGCAGCTTAGTTAACGGCGCTTTTTATCGCAGCTTCGCTAGCAAAAACCTCGGGTGCATAAAAACTCTGAGGAATTATTTTTCGCTGCTTCTTTGGGAAGACGGGCGTTTGGCGCGAGTAAGCTAACGACGCCAATTTATGTTGGGGCGAGTTGCCATTTCGATCCACCAGTGAGGTCAGTggatcagcgataatttctgTCAGGATTCATTTGATTCCCTGGTATTCTACAAACAGCCTCACTGACGTCATTGACGCATATAGCATGCAGGAGTGCTGGTCGACGCCGTTGACTTTGGCTACTGCTGCCACTTTTTTATCTGCATTAAGGCTTTTCCGACAAACATTTACAAATATATTCATTTGAAAGAGAAATGCACGACCACACTTTTCCTATTTTTGCCAATTTATGCGCCCGTGGGGCGATAAGCGAGCGGCGCTACCCCCGCGAGAACGAAACCTGGTTCAGAGAGTGGAAAAGATGCTATTTTCTGCTACCCggaagggagcacggctcagcatcatggcgggagggggagagggggaagaaGAGATAGGAAGGGTAAGGGGGAAGGGGTAGGTAGGACGTAGAAAGGGGTAGGTGGCAGCAGCTTCCCATGGCAAGGGCCGCAAGGGGCGGGCAGGCGGGGGGCCCCCTACAGGGAGGCAAGTCCCGCCACAGCGGCAAACTCCAAGAAGCATTGCAAAGCTGCGACGGGACTGTGGCGGGGGAAGAGGAAGTCTTCCTCTGAGGTGGCTGGAAGGCCGAGGTTGTTGTATGCCACTGTCATCGCGTGCCTTGGGTTCGCGAGGTCTGGACAGTGGCATATGATGTGTTCCAGGGTCTCTGGGGAGCCGCATCTCCGGCAGGCAGGGGATGAGACGCGCCCCATGCTGAACTTGCGTGCAGCGGGCCATGCACTTCCGGTCCTGAGGCGCAGGAGGAGCGTCCTTTCCTGCCTGTTGAGTCCTGTGTCGGGGAGTGGTCTCGGTGGTTGCCCGCGGGCCACACGCTTGTCCGGGTGCGCAGCGGTGAGCAGTTTCAGCAGGCGGTGTCTCGAGAAGTCTGCCGCTGCTACCGCAGTGCTCACTTGGACCGGCTCGTGATAGGCTGCTTTGGCTGCTGCATCCGCCTCTTCGTTTCCGGCTATCCCTGCATGGGAGGGGAGCCAGTGGAGTGAGAGGGGGATGCCGCTCctctgcagcgctgtcagccttAGCAGCAGGGCCACTGTGACGCCTGCTGGGTCTGGCTGGAGCAGACCCTGGAGAGCCGGGCGGGAGTCCGTGAAGATGGCTACCGGTACTTGCGGTGGGTGAGCAGCCAGGTAGTCGGCTGCCAGGTGCAGATCGCCTAGCTCCGCTGCTGTGGAGCTCGCCGCAAATGGAAGGCGGCACTGTAGGTTCTCGCCCAATGCGGGGACCACGCAGGCTGCCGTTGCCGAGCCGCTCGATGGGAGGACAGATCCGTCCGTGAAGACGTGCAGGTGCTCGCCAAGGTAGTGGAGCTTGGACAGCGCTGCCTGCTCGAGCTCGCACGTGGGCGTTCTCCGCTTCTGCTTGCCCTCCAGCGTGATGTGGACCTCGAGTGGCTGTTGGTGGGGGGGGGCTTCACCGCAGTGGGCGGAAGCCCAACCAGCTCATCATACAGTGCGCAGATGCTGCCCATCCGGGAGGAGGGGCGACTCCGTAGTCTGCGCACCAGGGCGTCGCCATCCGGTGTATGATGAAGCCGGCCCACGTGCAGGAGCCCCTACCGAAGCATAAGCAGCAGGAGCGGCCAGGTCTGGGCTTCTGCCAGGGAGGCAGCCACGGGCGAGTTACGCGGCAAGCCCAAGAGCGACCTCATAGCCATCCGGTGCTCCATCTCCAGCTGCTTCTTGCGGGTCGGTGTTAGCTTGGCCAACGGGAGCGAATACAGGAGCACGGAGGTGGCAGCAGCTTGGCACAGCCGGATGGCCCATCTTGTGGTGCAGCCCTTACCTTGCTGGAGGAGCCGTCCAACTTCCGATCTTACGTAACGTGCCTTGGTGGTGGCGGCCTTGGCAGCAGGTATCCATGTGAGGCGGTGGTCCACCTGGAGCCCAAGATAGGTAACCTCCTTCTTCCATGGGATGGACGTGCCTCCCAGCACCTGCCTCCCGACAGTGACCCGGGCAGCGGCCGATGGGTCCACTAGCAGAGCCTCTGTCTTGGCAGGCGAGAGCCCCGGAAGTACGAGAAGTCCAATGCCCCGGAAGTAGGAGGCCACTGCATCCAGGGATCACTGCAGTGATGACCAGATGAACTGCAGCTTGCGCCTCAGTCCATGTGTCCACAGTGCCACGTCGTCTGCGTAAATGGAGCACTGGGTTGGGAACCTTGGGTCAGCCGGGATCGCTGCAGGGAGTCCCGCCAGGGCCGTGTTAAAGAGAAATGGGCTTAGCACCGAGCCCTGGGGCTCTGTGACGCCTGCTCGGTCACTGTGACGCCTGCTCGGTCACCCTGCGGGGGCTGCTCAGGGTCCGTCCGACTCTCACCCGGAGTGTCCGTCCCGTCAGGAAGGAGCTGATGAACTGCCTGAGGCAGCCCCCGATGCCGTCCCGAAGTCCGTCCAGTGCGTTCTCGATGACAGAGTGTGGAGGCCGTCGAACGCGCTCTGGATGTCCAGCAGTATGAGGAGGGCCACCTCCCCATTACTTCTGGCCTCCTTCAGTGTGGAGATCACGTCGGCAATCGAGTCGGCCGTGCCCCGGTGCCGACGGAAGACGGTCTGCTGCTCGGGCAGAAAGTCCACCGCCCCTGCAATCCAGTCCAGCCGTCCCAGTGCGATGGTCTCCATCAGCTTACAGGCCGCGGACGTCAGCGACACTGGCCTGTAGGTGATGATGGCCGTGGCTGGTCGTCCTGGCTTCCTGATGGGCACCACCACCGCAGTTAGCCAGGCCTCCGGAAGCAGGCCAGTCTCCCAGACCTCATTGTTCATGGCCCCCAGGAGCTGCCTTCGGGCCGCCCTATCCAGGTTCTGGAGCATCTGGAACGTGATGCCATCCGCTCCCGGGGCACTGCGGCGTTTCGCTTTCTTCAGTGCGTGTGCCAGCTCGTGGTCCTGGAGCGGATCCTGGCATAGAGCGGCGATCTGGCTGGTCGTCCAGGCTGGGTGGTGGCCGCCAGGCTGTCTAGCGGATGTGGGACCGGTTGCAGCTGCAGGCTGTGCCACTGGGAGGGCAGAGAAGCGGTCTGCCCGCAGCTCTGCCAGTGTTGCCTCACTGATCCCAAGGCAGATGGCTGCGGAGAGCACCGGATGCCTCGCTGCTGGTCCACAGAGCAATGACCGGAGGAGCCTCCATGCCCGGGGGCCGCCATTGGCTTGACTGATGGTTGGTTGGCAGATACCCTGACAGCTCTGCCGTCTCCGGTGATTGGCGTGGCGCCTGCAGGCAGCATCGATGCGGTTGTGCTCTGTGCGATGCGCGGGCAGCCATGTCCTCAGTGCCCGCCTCTCTGCCCTGCATCTGGCAGCCCGGATGTTCAAGTGCCGCAGGTCCGGGGCTGGCTGGTCCTCTGCCATGCGGGAGAGTACAGTAGCCGCCTGTGCCGCATCGGCCACGCATTGGAAGAAGTCCTGGTCTTCACTGATGCCGTCCAGTTGCCTTCTGAAGGCCCCCCAGTCAATGGTGCTGCATTGCCTTGTCCTCGGGCGCTTCCCTCCTGCCGGGGTGATGGTGATCGGCAGGTGGTCAGAGCCCCAGGAGTCAGGCTGAGTCGACCAGCTGTAGTGGGCCCCCTCGGTAGCCACACTAACGTCGATGGCCGTGCAGGTCGTCCGCGCTCCCCGTCGTACGTAGGTGAACGCCCCTGTGTTCAGCACCTGCATGCCCGTGGTCCGGTAGACCTCAGCAAGCTCCCTGCCTCTTTTGCAGCAGCTGCGGCTTCCCCAAGCCGTGTGGTGGGCATTCACGTCGCCGCAGAGCAGAAAATTGCGGCCGAGGCGTGTGGCTAGCTGCCGGAGGGTGGACGCGTCCCATCTTTGGCAGGGCCTGACGTAGATGGAGGCTACAGTC is a window of Dermacentor silvarum isolate Dsil-2018 chromosome 4, BIME_Dsil_1.4, whole genome shotgun sequence DNA encoding:
- the LOC119449098 gene encoding uncharacterized protein LOC119449098; amino-acid sequence: MGSICALYDELPLEVHITLEGKQKRRTPTCELEQAALSKLHYLGEHLHVFTDGSVLPSSGSATAACVVPALGENLQCRLPFAASSTAAELGDLHLAADYLAAHPPQVPVAIFTDSRPALQGLLQPDPAGVTVALLLRLTALQRSGIPLSLHWLPSHAGIAGNEEADAAAKAAYHEPVQVSTAVAAADFSRHRLLKLLTAAHPDKRVARGQPPRPLPDTGLNRQERTLLLRLRTGSAWPAARKFSMGRVSSPACRRCGSPETLEHIICHCPDLANPRHAMTVAYNNLGLPATSEEDFLFPRHSPVAALQCFLEFAAVAGLASL